The Musa acuminata AAA Group cultivar baxijiao chromosome BXJ1-8, Cavendish_Baxijiao_AAA, whole genome shotgun sequence genomic sequence TGAGAAACATCCTTAATTGGTCGATGTAATTGGTCAAGAGATCAAATAATTTGTTTATGCTACTTCGAATGATGCGGTATGTGAGGGGTACAATTTCCTTGCGTTTCTGTTTTCATTAGTCATCATTTACGTTTTACTTTTGGTGCTACCAAGTAAGTGGCCACACCACTGACTACCAAACGAGAAATAATATCCATTATCGTTTAACTCTCTCCGATGACAACACCGAGATCTTCCCAATACTGCTACAAATAGGATTTTGAGAGACACTAAAATGGGGACATATTCTTAGATCTATCTGAATCATAATCTCTCTTTAACCTTAGTAGCTATCACATTGGGGGCATAATTTAACTTGGGCATAATCTCAGGTCAACGCATTACTGGCCACCTTCGATTTACTGAGACCGTAACGTTCTTGAAGCTTACGCCATTGATGTTTGTTTGACAAGGGATTAGACCAGTTCCATCCACCCATATTCCAAATATGATCCCACCAAAATATAATACCGAAAGAAGCTGATAATAAttagattattatatttttacattACATTGCTTCAGGACACGATGGGGAGAAGGTTTTAGCCCTGCAAAACGTGAGAGTGGATTCCACCTCCGTGCTTTTTGGATCTACAGCAGGTTGGGATCGAACGAAAGTGTAATGGCCAGCCTTGACTGCCGAGTCCTAGCGTGCTGTTCTTATCGTCGAAGCTCCGGCATACGTCCAGAACTCGACTCGTCTGCTTTTACTGATTAACATGCAGTCGTACTAAATTGCTGGAAATAAAAGTATCGAGAGCTGTGTTCTAATTTTGCCGATACCAAAGTTTCACACTCGTCAACATTATTAAATCACTAAGTTGAATGAGTTACATACAGGAAATGACCTTTGAAAAGAATATGCTCACGAGTTGTAGGTAGCAACGTTCTTTTACTTGCAACAATTAATTAACAAACTTCAGAATAATTTATAAACATATTCTCAATAATTTCTCCCCCGGCAATCCTTTCCTTTACCTTCACCGGAGAAAAggcaaaaaaacaaagaaaaaggggTGTATAGAAGATGATACATTAATCAATTTATGGAAGGCAATAGAGGATCTATGCTCAATCCGGGTCCCTCAAAAGACCCAGGTTCAGCATGTCTCACCCTGCCGAAACGTCGAATATGGCGTAGGAGCCTAGCCAAGAATGTATTATGGCATATGGTCGAGCTATCACACACAACCGCGACGTGTTTGCGTGCTCTTGTTATTGCCACATTCATTCGCCTGCTGTCTCCTAGGAATCCAACTGCACCTAATGTGTTAGATCGGACCTGCAGAAGCAAGAGAAGCGGATGTCTATCATCAGTTACATACTTATCAAGAAATCATAATTTATTCCCTAATATGGACGTTGATGCATGAACCATCATGCCACATTTTATTAAATGTCACCAACCAACTTCAGATGACTGTTAATCAAAAGGACACCTATCCAGAATCATAAATTGGCACTATGCAAGTCCACAACAAATACATACTTGTATCTGCTTATACTTGGTTGCAATCTGTGCTAGTGGTACTCGGTGCAAGGGATGACTAAGTTTGCTCTTAGCAGAATTAAGAGCCATAAAATAACCCGGAGGTTAAAGGACAAATAGAGATCTCAATTATGATTGTAGTGTAGGTAACAATCACAATCACAGTGACGTTCAGAACAAGAAATCATTCCAAGCAccaaaaacaaatgaaatagtGAAAGAACGTAAAATACTAACACCAGCAAGGAAATGATAGATCCAGTTGCATTATGTGGATTTTTTATGAAAGATACTAACTACAACCAATGACCAGACAAAAAGGATGCACTACTACTAGATACCAAGCTCAGGGTTGCATGAAACTAGCATACCATTGAAATAATAACGGCATCAGCCTCTCGTCCTTGGAAACTGTCTATAGTTGCAATCTCAACACCAGAAGCTTCTGGATAGTTATCGAGTCTATCCCTCAGGAGCTGGACCTGAGCAACATAAGGCGATTGAACAGCAATTGTGGACGGCGAAATTCCTGCATGATAAGCACCTTGGATTGTGAGGAGCAAGGCAAATGGTTGCAGTGTCAGCTATACGTAAAAAATAATCAAGGACAACACCTCATATAGCTAGCTATCTTAAATAGCAGACATGCAAATCTTAGATTAAGAAAACACTAATTTTTCAAACACCCATAGACCATCGACATCGTATAGAAGGGTGTATTACATATTACCATGTACCAGGTGGTAGACTAGGGGATTGAATTGTTAACAAGATCAATGTAATTTAAGTCTCTGGTGTTTATGACAAACGAAATAATACTGTCCTGATAAATCGGCAATATCTTCTGATCTAACTATTCTATCTCTGGAGCTAAACTACAAACAAACTTATAATGTTTTGAGCAGAAACAACAGTTCTTAAACTCCTACTGTTAATCTGCATATAAAAATTATAAGACAACTGAATTTGGCAATATATGCAGGCATAGAGTGGTTAGAAACGATGCAAAACCAAGGATTACTATGTTTGTTGACACGAATCAATGTGGGTTGACACATGCTATTCCAGAAACATACTGAGGAGTTGCATTCATGGTACCAAACAACACTAGTGGCATGTACTGGATGGCACATAGTTGAGCTGATTAGCACAGCATGGCACAGTAAACCATATATGAGCATGCATGCCCCTCTGCTGATTAATGGCAATCCTTATGTAAACCCATGAATTTTAAAGTGTTCTTATTAACTAGCGGTATCTCTCCAATTAATAAATATAAGCATTCAAGAGTATTTGTTTACTCATCTGTAAAATTATAACAAATACAAAAGCATAGCAACATCCGTGAATCTGATAACACAAGCTCATCAAATAATTATACAATACTTCATAAAAGAATCCCTGCCAAAAATTGAAAAGACAGAATGAACCATTTTGAATGAACATAGGATACAATGACAAAGATGGAGGGTACATTATTAGAAATTCAAAAGACACAACTGAAGTAAATTTCATACAATAATGTGTCAAAAAAGAAATGTACCAGAATATATAAGATTGAAAATGTGCTGGATAACAATGTCTGCCTCCCCTTCATTGTAAAAGGAACCTGTGCCAGCAGGATCCAAATGCTCCTCACATCCAATATATAAACTTCCGTATGGCATTCGTGTATCAAGTAAAAGAAGTGGACACTGAGTTATCCATGTGGCCTGGAATGAATACAAGGCAATCATCAAACAGTCAAGAATTTTCTTATTTCAGAGAACCAGGGGATCCAAATGGAAAACATATcattttcaaaaaagaaaatacattttaTTTTGGGATGTCTTCTTTCAAGTGAGTCAGTGTAAAGTACTTCATGCATGACACGATATATATGAAACATGCAAAATATTTAGGAATCAGAAAATAGAAATGACAAAAGAAAAAATGATTATTTTCATACAATTTGATGGATCCTGTATGACACACCTTAACAAAGGGAGAATCAACAAGTAGATGAGAGGAGACCAATGGGGAAGATTGCAGCAACCCGTCATACATCTCCTTCGAAGCCCAACTGGCTATGGCATCATGCATTCGATATTGAACTGTCAACTTTGTCGTCAGCATACCTTCATGCATGTTTGATGCACTTTCCATGAGAGATATACCAAGTCCACCTTCCATGGCCTTTCTAGATAAAATTACTGGTGCAAGCTGACACTGATCGCCTGCCAATATGCAACGCTTTCCTTGCAAGATTGGGATCCAACAAGATGGTTCAATTGCTTGCCCTGCCTCATCTATAATCACCAGATCAAAGGCTCCCAATCTTCGGATAAGGGGGTCAGCTGCTCCAGTATTAGTGGCAAGTACAACTTCAGCACTTGAGAGTACTTCTTTAATCGtatccttctctttcttctttaaaGTCTTTCCGAGTTGTTTGAGGAGTTGGCGTATACCTGCTGCAagagaatcatcatttagacaaaGCCTAAGGTCCTTCCTTAAGTCCGATTTCtttctctcaaactcttttttaaaTACTGCAAGCTTATCATCAACAATATGCCCTAAAGATTTTGAAGCCACAATTGTAGAAATGCGAGCTGGATTTCCAACACGAACTATGTTCAGTCCAACATCAGAGAGTTTTTCAACCATGTTGTCCACAGCTGCATTAGTAGGAGCCGTCACAAGTACACGTTCACCTTGTTGAACTGCAAGGGTAATGAGTTCCTTAAGCAACCCTGTCTTGCCAGTACCAGGAGGCCCTTGGACAACTAAAATGGGTCGTTTTTTGTTCAAGCCCAATGCAATAGCTTTTCGCTGAGATTCATCAAACTTTCCTTTTTCTATTAATCCATCGAGATTTGCTTGACCCCATTCAACTATATTATTCTGCTGTAGCCACATGATATCTTCCTTGTCTCCAAAAAGAGTAGCAACTATGAGAATCGAGGGATTCTTCTTCTGCAAACCATTCTTCTGTAGCAGCATTAGTGCTTCACAATTGCGCTGTCAAAATTACAAGTAGTGACTAAGAGAAATAAAGGAAGCATTTATATAACTGAGATTCACAGTTATAAATGGGTAAttccattaaaataaaaaaaacatatagaTCATGGTAGCACAAACAGAAACTACATGGTTGCTGCATGTGATGTAGAGAAGTAGCTGATTGGATATGTAAAGAATTGCAGAATAGTCAATGCATTTCCAATCTAATTCTCGAAAAAATATACA encodes the following:
- the LOC135587624 gene encoding uncharacterized protein LOC135587624, which encodes MEAITHASSACCCCGVSAAAAVPKAFLTASIVFQPSILFKRTFTCSSSRLLQASLCPVSSSPIPFLIRNSSTTPGSPLPRPRLQSSPRPSSNLLRSSGGRSGSSNIRKKKISRPQRQKPVVVVKRTSEECVPSLEEASISVRTLYQNGDPLGRRELGKCVVRWISQGMRSMASDFASAEVQGEFSEFRHRMGLPTIGGTPADGGSGGAAIGGLAFVIQAQPYLYAVPMPKGLEALCFKACTHYPTLFDHFQRELRDVLQDLQCQAIFSDWRATESWKLLKDIANSAQHRAAVRKTPQSRPIHSGMGMELEKAKAMQAKIEDFVKHMSELLRIERDSELEFTQEELNAVPMPNGKQDTPKPTEYLVSHGQAQQEQCDTLCNLNAISSSIGLGGMHLVLFKVEGNHRLPPTTLSPGDTVCVRTCNSRGEGATSCMQGFVNNLGEDGCSIIVALESRHGDPTFSKLFGKNVRIDRIQGLADALTYERNCEALMLLQKNGLQKKNPSILIVATLFGDKEDIMWLQQNNIVEWGQANLDGLIEKGKFDESQRKAIALGLNKKRPILVVQGPPGTGKTGLLKELITLAVQQGERVLVTAPTNAAVDNMVEKLSDVGLNIVRVGNPARISTIVASKSLGHIVDDKLAVFKKEFERKKSDLRKDLRLCLNDDSLAAGIRQLLKQLGKTLKKKEKDTIKEVLSSAEVVLATNTGAADPLIRRLGAFDLVIIDEAGQAIEPSCWIPILQGKRCILAGDQCQLAPVILSRKAMEGGLGISLMESASNMHEGMLTTKLTVQYRMHDAIASWASKEMYDGLLQSSPLVSSHLLVDSPFVKATWITQCPLLLLDTRMPYGSLYIGCEEHLDPAGTGSFYNEGEADIVIQHIFNLIYSGISPSTIAVQSPYVAQVQLLRDRLDNYPEASGVEIATIDSFQGREADAVIISMVRSNTLGAVGFLGDSRRMNVAITRARKHVAVVCDSSTICHNTFLARLLRHIRRFGRVRHAEPGSFEGPGLSIDPLLPSIN